From the Streptomyces nodosus genome, the window GCCATGCGGCGCAGGCCGGAGCAGGTGGTGACGGCAGACCCGGAAGGCCACGAGTTTTGCGTGGTCTGATCGAGCCGGGATGGCGTCCTGCCAGCCGGGCAGCGAACGGAATCGTGGTGCAGGTGATGCCGGATCGCCTGACTGACGTTGCTGACCGCGCACGAGTGGGGCGAGCGGTACGGGCGCCGGGTGGAGACCGGCACATTGTCGGGCGGGAATGCGGCCGTGCCCGCCAGGGCCGAAGAGTTCCCGGAACCCCTTGCCGTCCGTGCCTCCTCCGGCGGCGCCGGAGCGTTCTCTGCCGGTGCCCTGAAGAGCCCTGGCAAGAAGGCCGATCTCGTGCGGCGGGAACTGGCCCGCTCCACAGGCATCCACGCCGCGCATGGGTACGGACGCAGCGGACCGCGGGCGGCTCGAACTGCCTTCAGGGCGCCGCCGACGCTGCCGATCCCTGATCTCCGGGTCTCATACTGTGGTGGGCGCCGTCCTCGGCGGTGGCGATGTCCAGGCCGAGGATCTCGCGGTGTCCGTCGGCGTTCACGCCGACCGCGATGAGCGCGTGGATGTTGATGATGCGGCCGCCCTCGCGGACCTTCTGGGTCAGGGCGTCGACCCAGACGAAGGTGTAGGGGCCGGCGTCCAGGGGGCGGTTGCGGAAGGCGGCGACCTGTTCGTCCAGGTGCTTGGCCATCGTGCTGACCTGCGACTTCGACAGCTGGGTGACGCCCAGGGACTCGGCGAGTTTCTCCACTCGGCGGGTGGAGACCCCGAGCAGGTAGGCGGTGGCGACCACCGAGATCAGGGCCTGCTCGGCCCGGCGACGTCGTTCCGGCAGCCAGTGCGGGAAGTAACTCCCGGACCTGAGCTTGGGGACGGCCAGTTCGACGGTGCCGGCCCGGGTGTCCCACTCTCGCGGGCGGTAGCCGTTGCAGTGGTTGACTCTCTCGTCACTGACCTGCCCGTATTCGGCGTTGCAGAGGGCGTCGGCCTCCGCGGACATGAGCGCGTCGGCGAACGTCTTGACCATCGCGCGCAGCAGATCGGGACTCGCCGAGGCGAGGTTGTCCTCGGTGAGGGCGTGCAGGGGCAGACTGTCGGGTGCGGTCATCGTGCTGATCTCCTTCGAGGCTTCGACACTTCGAAGATCAGCCGGTGGCCGCTCATCTATGCGGGCACCATCCTGATGCCGGAGCAAACCCCCGGATCAGGTCGAACCCGTACACCACTTCCCTGGACGCAACCCGTTCCGCTTCCTTGCCAGCGAACCTAGTCGTACGAGGGGACGTACTGGGGGTGCTGGGTGGCCGTACCGGCGGGGGTGGATCTTGCGGAGCCGTATGTCGAGCTGTCGTACGTGGATGCTGTCCGGGAGTGTCGGCGGCGTCCGCTGTTGGACTGCGTGACGGCGCGGTTTGAGGACGTGGCGGCGGTTCGGCCGTTTCGCTGGTTGCGCGGTGAGCGTCACTTCTCGGGCTGGTACTGGGCGGCGACGACAGGGCGGCATGTCGGTTTCGAGTCGTGGCTGGAGCGGGACCGGCTTCTGTTGATGGATTTCGATCCCGGGGTGGTGGGGATCGCCTCGCAGCCGTCCTGGCTGCACTGGCACGACGGCGAGCATGAGCGTCGGCATGCTCCGGATTGCTTCGTGCGCCGCGCGGACGGCTCGGCGGTGGTCGTGGATGTCCGTGCCGATGAGCGGATCGAGGCGAGGGACGCGGAGGCGTTCGAGGTGACGCGCCGGGCCTGCCGTCAGGCGGGGTGGCGCTTCGAGCGGGTCGGGGTTCCGGGACAGGCGCTGGTGGCGAACGTGCGGTGGCTGTCGCGTTACCGGCATCCCCGGTGCCGGCGCGGGCCGGTCGTGGACGGGCTTCGGGAGGTTTTAGCGGCACCTCGCTCGCCCAGCAGCTGGCCGCCGCGGGCGAGTACGTGGTCGACGTGCCCTCCACCTTGTCGGCCCGGGCCCGGCTGCTGGCCACCGGCGGAGACCGCAAGACCGATGCCAAGGATGCCCTCCACGTCGCCCAGGTCGCCCTCTTGCGCCATGACCTGCGCCCCGTCGTCCAGGAAGACCAGACCACGATCCTTCGGCTGCTGACCGAGCGGCGGGATGACCTGGTCCACGAGCGCACCCGCGTCCTCAACCGACTCCACGCCGTCCTACGCGATCTCCTGCCCGGCGGAGCACCCACCGGCCTGTCGGCCGACAAGGCCGCCGCCTTGATGAAGGGCACGACGTCCTCGACATCCTCGTCCAGAACCGGCGGGACAAGGCCGCGGCCAGGCGCTTCCTGCGGCGCCTGGTGAAGAAGACCCGGGCGGTGCCGAGGGTGATGGTCACCGACAAGCTCCGCTACTACGGCGCCGCCCACCGCGAGGTCATGCCCTCAGTCGAGCACCGCTCACACAAGGGGCTGAACAACCGGGCCGAGAACTCCCACCAGCCAACGAGGCAGCGCGAACGCGCGATGAAGGGCTTCCGCTCGATCGGCGCGGCCGAAAGGTTCCTGTCCGCGTTCAGCGGCATCTCATCCCACTTCCGGCCCCGCCGTCACCTGATGACCGCCACTGAACACCGCCTCGAGATGACCGTCCGCTTCACCATCTGGGATCACATCACCGAGACCATCGGCCTGCCCGCCACAGACTGACCCCTGGGCCCACCCGGGTCCCGCCGCACCCCGACACACCATCGGACGACCACACACCCAACAACGTGACAGTGCCGGACGTCCGCCTCCTCGGCCCGAACGGCGGCGGTGAGGTTGTACTCGCCGGGCACCTGTTCGCCGATCCCGGCTTCGCCGTCATCGGGGCCGACGTGCCCCGGGCGGCCCCGCAGTGGGGGCTGTTCGAGACCGCCCCCGCCGCGGCACGCGAGAAGGCGCCGGCCTGGCAGCGGCACGTGAGGGAAGTCGAGTGCGGCCTGCCTGGCGGGCCCGGCAGCGAAGGAGCTGTACGGCCGCAGTACGACGCCGAGCGAAAGCGGGCGCTCTCCGGCCGGATGTACCGGGCCGGCCGCTGTGGGGGCCGGCTGGCCGGGCGTACGTGGTAACGGGCCCCGTACGCGCACGCTGTCGCGTACGGGGGCGGGGACGGCCTCATGGTGGTTCCGGTTCCCGTCACCGGCCCGTCCGGGCCGGTGCCGGTTCGGCGGAGAGAGTGCCGTGGACCTCCCGGGGGGTGTCCGGCGTCGCCGGTTGCGTCTGTTCCATCGGCGCCTGGGGGGCGGTGTCGGGGGTCTGCTGAGTTCCGAGCCCGCGCAGGTCCACCCACCGCAGGGTGATCAGGGTCAGCAGGACGGGCAGCGTGCCGCCGAGGACGAAGACCCAGACCATGAACTCCCGGCTGGAACCGACGCCCGCGAGAGTCGCGGACAGCGGGACCAGGGCCAGCGAGCCGAGCCAGTCGATGCTGATGACCCGGCCGCGGACCGCGTTGGGAACGGATGTCTGCACCAGCGTCGACCAGTAGACGTTGCCGGCCGTGGAGAAGAAGCCGTACACCGCGCCCAGGGGGAGCAGCAGCCACAGGGACGGGGAGAAGACCATCAGGGCGAGCGGGGCCGCGCCGATCGTCCAGGCGAGGAGCATGCGGCGGGCGTAGTCGGCGGGCGGCTTGCGGGCGGCCAGGGCGAACGAACTCACCACGGCGGCGACACCGGTGACGGCGACGAGCAGTCCGTAGCCGCGGGCGTCGCCGCCGAGGTCGTCGTGGATCAGGAACGGCAACAGGACCTGCCGGGGGCCCGACTGGAGCAGCAGGACCACGCCGGACCAGGCGATGAGCACCCACAGCCAGCGTTCTCCGAAGAGATACCGCAGGGCCTCCCGGTACCGGACGGGCTCCCCGGTGTTCTCCTGCTCGCTGTTTCCCGTGGTCTCCTTGCCGGCATCGGCCGAGCAGGCGGGGCGGAAGGAGATGGCGGCGACGCACAGGGCGGCGACGGCGAAGCTGAGCGCGTTGAGGGTGATGACGGCGAGCGAGCCGACCAGCGCGATGAGCAGGCCTCCGATACCCGGGCCGACCATCCGGACGGCGAGTGACCGCACGATCGACTCCAGCGCGTTCGCCGCGTGCAGGTCGTCCTCGGGGACGAGGTCGGGGGTGAAGGCATCGGCCGCCGGCCCGCTGACGGCGGCGGCGGCGCCCAGCACGAAGGCGCCGCCGACCAGGTGCCAGACCTCCAGATGTCCGCTCAGGTGGACGAAGGCGAGTGCCGCCAGCACCGTGAAGCCCACTGCGTGGGACCAGCCGATGACCTGTTTGCGGGGATAGAGGTCGGCCAGGGCTCCGCCGATCAGTACGCAGCTGATCAGGCCCACCGACTCGGCACCGACCACCATGGCCAGCCCCGAGTTGTCGGCGTCCAGCTCGATGGCTACCCAGGGCAGGGCGACCAGCCAGACGCCGTCGCCCACCATGCTGATGAGGTAGGAGACGAACAGCAGGCGGTAGTCACGGTGCCGCAGTGGCACCAAGGGCTTGGTCAGGGACTTCATCGGGATTCCCAACTCTGCGGGTTCTCGGGGGCGTGGGTACGGCGGACGCCGTGCGTGCGGCCACCGGGGTTACGGTGGCCGCACGCACGGCCGGGGATGCGGAGGGGCTGTGGCGGAGGGGCGGGAGTGTTGCCGCCCTCTACGGGGTCAGGAGGCTGCCGGGACCTTCTTCCTGAGTGCGATCCGTATCTGCTGGCCGTTCTCGCCGGTGATCATCATCACGGAGGGGGTGGAGTGCGTGGGCGGTATCGCGCGGAGCTTCTTCTGGTCGGCGACCCGCTCCTCGTAGTACTCCCGGCTCGCGGGCACCGCGTTGGCCCGCAGGGAGGGCATCGGGCGCTGGTCGACGGGCCAGTCGATGACGTCGTTGCCCGGCAGGTACTCGCCGCCGTCCTCGGGGAGCAGTGTGCGGGGCCGGTTGATCGTGTAGACGTTCTCCAGGTGTTCGAAGGCGTGGCCCACACCGGGCGGGATGAGCAGGTAGCGCTCCGGGTCCGGGAAGAGGGTGAACGAGACGTCGGCTCCGTAGGTGGGCGAGTCGACGCGGGTGTCGATCAGGTGGAGGGTGACCTCCTGGTCACGGGGGCCGACGAAGGTCAGCCGGTCTTCCTGGCCGAGGTGGATGCCGTACGCGTCGTGCGTGTAGCGGTCCTCACCGTGGTCGATGAAGTACAGCGGGTGGCGGT encodes:
- a CDS encoding MFS transporter, coding for MKSLTKPLVPLRHRDYRLLFVSYLISMVGDGVWLVALPWVAIELDADNSGLAMVVGAESVGLISCVLIGGALADLYPRKQVIGWSHAVGFTVLAALAFVHLSGHLEVWHLVGGAFVLGAAAAVSGPAADAFTPDLVPEDDLHAANALESIVRSLAVRMVGPGIGGLLIALVGSLAVITLNALSFAVAALCVAAISFRPACSADAGKETTGNSEQENTGEPVRYREALRYLFGERWLWVLIAWSGVVLLLQSGPRQVLLPFLIHDDLGGDARGYGLLVAVTGVAAVVSSFALAARKPPADYARRMLLAWTIGAAPLALMVFSPSLWLLLPLGAVYGFFSTAGNVYWSTLVQTSVPNAVRGRVISIDWLGSLALVPLSATLAGVGSSREFMVWVFVLGGTLPVLLTLITLRWVDLRGLGTQQTPDTAPQAPMEQTQPATPDTPREVHGTLSAEPAPARTGR
- a CDS encoding IS110 family transposase, coding for MPSTLSARARLLATGGDRKTDAKDALHVAQVALLRHDLRPVVQEDQTTILRLLTERRDDLVHERTRVLNRLHAVLRDLLPGGAPTGLSADKAAALMKGTTSSTSSSRTGGTRPRPGASCGAW